In Bradyrhizobium sp. CCBAU 051011, the following are encoded in one genomic region:
- a CDS encoding IS481 family transposase encodes MDTHKNAPLTPKGREAMVRSVIEGGLTKAAAALRFNVTAKTVAKWVKRSREEGVDGLRDRSSRPHSLPGQTLPATCAAVEALRRQRHTGKQIAAELGISPATVSRVLRRLGLNRLRDLEPAEPVRRYEREHPGELIHIDIKKLGKFNQVGHRITGDRTGQSNLRARGEGPGWEYVHVCIDDASRIAFSKVMKSERQGCAVAFLKAAIAYYASLDVRVERVMTDNGSCYKSRAFRKACQRLGLKHIRTKPYTPKTNGKAERFIQTSLREWAYARAYNTSGERAAELPRWLHRYNWHRPHGSIGAMPPISRLALTGNNLLRLHT; translated from the coding sequence ATGGACACCCATAAGAATGCGCCTCTGACGCCGAAAGGTCGAGAGGCCATGGTGCGGAGCGTGATCGAGGGCGGCCTGACGAAGGCCGCAGCCGCGCTCCGGTTCAACGTCACAGCGAAGACGGTCGCCAAATGGGTCAAGCGCTCCCGGGAGGAAGGTGTTGATGGGTTGCGTGATCGCTCCTCACGGCCCCATTCATTGCCAGGCCAAACCCTGCCTGCCACATGCGCTGCGGTCGAGGCGCTGCGCCGACAGCGCCACACGGGCAAGCAGATCGCGGCCGAACTCGGCATCTCTCCGGCGACTGTCAGTCGTGTCCTGCGGCGACTGGGATTGAACCGGTTGCGCGACCTGGAACCGGCCGAACCGGTGCGGCGCTACGAGCGTGAACATCCCGGCGAACTGATCCACATCGACATCAAAAAGCTCGGCAAGTTCAACCAGGTAGGCCATCGCATCACCGGCGATCGAACCGGTCAGAGCAACCTGCGTGCCCGCGGCGAAGGGCCTGGCTGGGAATACGTCCACGTCTGTATCGACGATGCTTCCCGGATCGCCTTCAGCAAGGTCATGAAGAGCGAACGGCAGGGTTGCGCCGTGGCCTTCCTCAAAGCTGCGATCGCTTACTACGCCAGCCTGGACGTCAGGGTCGAGCGGGTGATGACCGACAACGGTTCTTGCTATAAATCGCGCGCCTTCCGCAAAGCCTGCCAGCGCCTCGGCCTCAAGCACATTCGCACCAAGCCATACACGCCGAAGACCAACGGTAAGGCCGAACGCTTCATTCAGACCAGCTTGCGCGAGTGGGCTTATGCCCGCGCCTACAACACCTCAGGAGAACGCGCCGCCGAACTGCCAAGATGGCTTCACCGCTACAATTGGCATCGCCCTCATGGCAGTATCGGCGCGATGCCACCCATCAGCAGACTCGCTCTAACCGGGAACAACCTGTTGAGGCTCCACACCTAG
- a CDS encoding cytochrome c translates to MISLTLSTAMAADADHGAELANRWCASCHVVGSEQKQASADVPPFSAIAQKSDFSAEKLAFFLLEPHPKMPNFPLSRNEAGDIAAYIGSLRR, encoded by the coding sequence ATGATCAGTTTGACCCTATCGACGGCGATGGCGGCCGATGCGGATCATGGTGCAGAACTCGCAAATCGCTGGTGCGCTTCCTGTCACGTCGTCGGCAGCGAGCAGAAGCAGGCCAGTGCAGATGTTCCTCCGTTCTCGGCAATAGCGCAAAAATCGGATTTCAGCGCCGAGAAACTGGCGTTCTTTCTGCTGGAGCCACATCCTAAGATGCCAAATTTTCCGCTGAGCCGAAACGAAGCGGGCGATATCGCCGCCTATATCGGATCGCTTCGAAGATAG
- a CDS encoding DUF2269 family protein, with protein MDAYLLLRFAHLLGLMLMSAGLVGVFVSDMRSRQVRDLKLFAQAVTLIAVFYDGLVVPGALLLLASGTWLIVSYHGGWDFLSVPWLAGMVLLFAFEFIERNTITRLYFMRLRRLTRQAIAARGVTPELARARNEQLASFTHFLDIPILLVIVSLGALRPSDWMQFVWATALAVAVASGLNYAIPRIYPWNGEDQPRTEIQTD; from the coding sequence ATGGACGCCTACCTGCTACTGCGCTTTGCCCATCTGCTCGGCCTCATGCTTATGTCGGCCGGCCTCGTCGGCGTCTTCGTCTCTGATATGCGTTCGCGCCAAGTGCGCGACCTGAAGCTTTTCGCCCAGGCGGTGACCTTGATCGCCGTGTTCTACGATGGGCTAGTCGTTCCGGGGGCGCTCCTTCTGCTCGCGAGCGGCACGTGGTTGATCGTCTCCTACCACGGTGGGTGGGACTTTCTGAGTGTCCCGTGGCTTGCCGGAATGGTCCTTCTCTTCGCCTTCGAATTCATCGAGAGGAACACGATCACGCGCCTGTACTTCATGCGGCTGCGGCGTCTGACGCGCCAAGCCATTGCCGCACGAGGAGTGACCCCGGAGCTTGCGCGAGCGCGCAACGAGCAGCTCGCGTCGTTCACGCATTTCTTGGACATTCCGATACTTCTGGTGATTGTCTCGCTTGGTGCGCTGCGACCAAGCGACTGGATGCAATTTGTCTGGGCGACCGCGCTTGCGGTGGCGGTCGCTTCGGGGCTGAATTACGCAATCCCGCGCATATATCCCTGGAACGGCGAGGATCAACCGCGCACCGAAATCCAAACAGATTAA
- a CDS encoding pyridoxamine 5'-phosphate oxidase family protein produces the protein MRIATLRPDGWPQVTTVGYANDGFAIYFLCGPDSQKASNLACDDRVSLAIDDDPAQVMDITGLSMAARANVVADPAEAEKAMELLMSRYPDQKGVDLPIPKPSEVRIFRLTPTVISVLDYSKGFGHTDLVAC, from the coding sequence ATGAGAATTGCGACGCTCCGGCCGGACGGATGGCCACAGGTGACCACCGTGGGATATGCGAACGACGGCTTTGCGATCTACTTCCTGTGCGGCCCGGATAGCCAAAAAGCGTCGAACCTGGCGTGCGACGACCGCGTGTCACTGGCCATCGATGACGATCCCGCCCAGGTTATGGACATCACTGGGCTATCCATGGCGGCGCGGGCAAACGTCGTGGCCGACCCTGCCGAAGCCGAAAAGGCCATGGAGCTCCTGATGTCGCGGTACCCGGACCAGAAGGGGGTCGACCTACCGATACCGAAACCTTCCGAAGTCCGCATCTTCCGCCTGACACCGACGGTCATCTCTGTGCTCGACTACTCCAAGGGCTTTGGGCACACCGATCTCGTCGCCTGCTGA
- a CDS encoding medium chain dehydrogenase/reductase family protein: MEEPRNRVVQVNRFGGPDGLEVVEAPLPSAGRGEVRVRVLASSVVYTDVVIRRHLYPQTMHLRPPFVLGYDVVGEVDQLGEGVSGFQLGERVADMTVVGSNAAYRTLRADEVTRMPAGVDAAEAATLILSWTTAYQLLHRTARVQPVQRVLVHGAAGAVGQALLTLGRMAGLELWGTARGEHAALVRELGGTPIDYQREDFTRVLPGGFDVIFDGIGEGGGRRSLAALKPGGQLCAYGYTAGVQAQRRMLAILVSMARLYLWGWLPGGKRVRFYSINAMRARHPAWFREDLERLFELLASRAIQPRVAERISFDEVAEAHRRLEAGGLEGKLVLCPDLPPRRDRTPPQREPDSTSL; the protein is encoded by the coding sequence ATGGAGGAGCCGCGCAACCGGGTTGTTCAAGTCAACCGCTTCGGCGGTCCTGACGGGCTGGAGGTCGTCGAAGCTCCGCTGCCGTCGGCCGGCCGGGGCGAGGTGCGGGTCCGCGTGCTCGCCTCGAGCGTGGTGTACACCGATGTCGTCATCCGGCGCCACCTCTACCCGCAAACGATGCACCTCCGGCCGCCGTTCGTGCTGGGCTACGACGTCGTCGGGGAAGTCGATCAGCTCGGCGAGGGCGTGAGCGGTTTTCAGCTTGGCGAGCGCGTGGCCGATATGACGGTCGTGGGGTCGAATGCCGCCTATCGCACGCTCCGGGCCGACGAAGTGACGCGCATGCCGGCGGGCGTCGACGCGGCGGAGGCGGCAACGCTGATCTTGAGTTGGACGACCGCATACCAGCTCCTTCACCGGACGGCCCGGGTGCAACCGGTCCAGCGCGTGCTGGTGCATGGAGCCGCCGGCGCCGTCGGTCAGGCACTCCTCACGCTTGGCCGGATGGCCGGACTTGAGCTGTGGGGCACCGCGCGCGGCGAGCACGCGGCGCTGGTTCGCGAGCTGGGCGGCACGCCGATCGACTACCAGCGCGAGGACTTCACACGCGTCCTGCCAGGCGGGTTCGACGTCATCTTCGACGGCATCGGTGAGGGCGGCGGCCGCCGCTCGTTGGCGGCGCTCAAGCCCGGCGGCCAACTCTGCGCCTATGGCTACACGGCGGGCGTGCAGGCACAGCGTCGGATGCTCGCCATTCTGGTGTCGATGGCGCGCCTGTATCTGTGGGGGTGGCTGCCAGGCGGCAAGCGTGTCCGCTTCTACTCGATCAATGCGATGCGGGCGCGCCATCCGGCCTGGTTCCGGGAGGACCTTGAGCGGCTCTTCGAGCTGTTGGCTAGTCGCGCGATCCAGCCGCGCGTCGCCGAGCGGATTTCTTTCGATGAGGTCGCCGAGGCGCACCGCCGGCTCGAAGCGGGCGGTCTCGAGGGTAAGCTCGTCCTCTGCCCGGACCTCCCGCCGCGGCGCGACCGGACGCCACCTCAGCGCGAGCCGGACTCCACTTCCCTCTAG
- a CDS encoding ethylbenzene dehydrogenase-related protein has protein sequence MPFDPNAGWKAGDLISDYAISREDSARSAANNNAIASWKDGLWTNMMVRPLGLTNDDDKPLGEGGVYNVGFRRA, from the coding sequence GTGCCGTTCGACCCCAATGCAGGTTGGAAAGCGGGCGATCTAATTTCCGACTACGCGATCAGCCGCGAGGATTCCGCGAGGTCAGCAGCCAACAATAACGCGATCGCCAGCTGGAAGGACGGCTTGTGGACCAACATGATGGTCCGCCCGCTCGGTCTGACGAATGATGACGACAAACCCCTTGGGGAGGGTGGCGTCTACAACGTGGGCTTTCGCCGTGCATGA